A DNA window from Setaria viridis chromosome 2, Setaria_viridis_v4.0, whole genome shotgun sequence contains the following coding sequences:
- the LOC117843177 gene encoding putative clathrin assembly protein At1g25240 — translation MTSSVRQWWRRAAAALKDRRSLLLARLRPRRAGSWSWHHHRELEAAVIRATSHEDRWMDYRSAARVFAWARTSPSSLRPAMWALARRARRTRCWVVALKALMVAHGLLLCSGLAPPAARAGRVPFELADFRDRSSSSSSPRSLAFSAFVRAYFRFLDYRSLFAAQEDTDDGDYQMALLDRIAKRQFLLELLQQIRPYGDGMEVPLVLEAMDCALVEIFQVYGEICTGITRFLVGSVPGAAKPPMSKAAAAAGMKVLWRAAEQSARLSSYFELCRGLGVVNARKLPASFERLKDDDVRNLERILLVDSQDDASDEAVVQGTAPAAVTDAAGSPSTIATVVTTEWVAFDEEKPSARVVACSGGSKGHVGNHWNPFLAAPLDVREVGNLIELY, via the coding sequence ATGACGTCGTCCGTGCGGCAGTggtggcgccgcgccgccgcggcgctcaaGGACAGGAGAAGCCTGCTCCTGGCGCGCCTGCGCCCGCGCCGGGCCGGGTCGTGGTCGTGGCACCACCACCGGGAGCTGGAGGCGGCCGTGATCCGCGCCACGAGCCACGAGGACCGGTGGATGGACTACCGGAGCGCCGCGCGGGTGTTCGCGTGGGCGCGCACGTCGCCCTCGTCCCTGCGCCCCGCCATGTGGGCgctggcgcgccgcgcgcggcggacgCGGTGCTGGGTCGTGGCGCTCAAGGCGCTCATGGTCGCGCACGGCCTGCTCCTCTGCTCCGgcctcgcgccgcccgccgcccgcgccgggcgCGTCCCCTTCGAGCTCGCCGACTTCCGTGAccgctcctcgtcctcgtcgtcgcccaGGTCCCTGGCCTTCTCCGCCTTCGTGCGCGCGTACTTCCGCTTCCTGGACTACCGCTCCCTCTTCGCGGCGCAGGAAGACACCGACGACGGCGACTACCAAATGGCCCTGCTCGACCGGATAGCCAAGCGGCAGTTCTTGCTGGAGCTGCTCCAGCAGATCCGCCCGTACGGCGACGGCATGGAGGTGCCACTCGTGCTCGAGGCTATGGACTGCGCCCTCGTCGAGATCTTCCAGGTGTACGGGGAGATATGCACCGGCATCACGCGGTTCCTCGTTGGCAGCGTACCCGGGGCGGCGAAGCCGCCGATGAgcaaggccgcggcggcggcggggatgaaGGTGCTctggcgggcggcggagcagaGCGCGAGGCTCTCGTCCTACTTCGAGCTCTGCCGCGGGCTCGGCGTGGTCAACGCCCGCAAGCTCCCGGCGTCGTTCGAGCGCTTGAAGGACGACGACGTCCGTAACCTCGAGCGGATCCTCTTGGTCGATTCCCAGGACGACGCCAGTGACGAGGCGGTAGTGCAGGGTACGGCGCCAGCTGCCGTGACGGACGCCGCGGGGTCACCGTCGACGATCGCCACGGTGGTGACGACCGAATGGGTGGCGTTCGACGAGGAGAAACCAAGCGCTCGCGTCGTCGCCTGCAGCGGCGGAAGTAAGGGGCACGTCGGTAATCACTGGAACCCCTTCCTCGCCGCGCCGTTGGACGTCCGGGAAGTCGGGAACTTGATCGAGCTTTACTGA
- the LOC117843822 gene encoding 65-kDa microtubule-associated protein 6, with translation MVGVGAGLGLGMEGTSCGALLKELQQIWAEVGESESEKNKVLLDIERECLEVYRRKVDDANRTRVQLHQSVAAKESEVASLMATLGEHKLYLKKDKGVVSLKEQLAAVVPVLENLKCKKEERIKQLSDVRSQIEKIRFELSEFNDQGDNASSLAADEHDLSTRTLNSYQAQLRALQKDKSERLRKVLEYINEVHSLCGVLGIDFGSTVNEVHPSLHQNGVEQSRNISNSTLEGLASTISKLKAERKSRIHKMRETMESLCQLWKLMDSPEEEKRQFSKVTSNLILPEVGITSPGVLSQEKIEKMEAEVERLTKLKTSRLKEIVKKRRTELEEICQNAHIEPDVSTAPEQTDALIDSGLIDPSELLANIESQILKAKEESLSRKDIMDRINKWIAACDEEAWLEEYSQDPKRYSAGRGAHINLKRAEKARILVIKIPSMVDNLINRTFAWENARNKPFLYDGGRLISVLEEYRLSRHQKEEEKRRYRDQKKLESILLAEKEAIFGSKPSPKRTNSLNRKTNGYRPNGNTNGLKTPTPRRSSLGSATPELLTPRSYSGHNRYFGDLRRLSTSHLNFGDDSLSTFTSISGSEPESPPLG, from the exons ATGGTGGGCGTAGGTGCTGGCCTGGGCTTGGGCATGGAAGGTACCAGCTGCGGTGCTCTGCTCAAAGAGCTTCAG CAAATCTGGGCAGAGGTAGGAGAAAGTGAGAGCGAGAAGAACAAGGTGTTGTTGGACATCGAAAGAGAGTGCTTGGAAGTCTACCGCAGGAAGGTGGACGATGCCAATCGGACTAGGGTCCAGCTGCACCAGTCAGTGGCTGCCAAAGAGTCTGAAGTTGCATCTCTGATGGCAACTCTAGGGGAGCACAAGCTGTACTTGAAG AAAGACAAGGGCGTTGTGTCGCTCAAGGAACAACTTGCTGCTGTCGTTCCAGTACTGGAGAACTTGAAATGCAAGAAAGAGGAAAGGATCAAGCAGTTGTCTGATGTCCGATCGCAGATTGAGAAAATCCGCTTTGAGTTAAGCGAATTCAATGACCAGGGTGATAACGCGAGCAGTCTTGCTGCGGATGAACATGACTTGTCCACAAGGACGCTCAACAGTTACCAAGCACAGCTTCGTGCCCTTCAGAAAGATAAG TCTGAGCGCCTTCGCAAGGTTCTGGAGTATATAAATGAAGTACACTCTTTATGTGGAGTCCTTGGAATCGATTTTGGAAGTACTGTAAATGAAGTTCATCCTAGTTTACATCAGAATGGTGTTGAGCAATCCAGAAACATCAGCAATAGCACACTGGAGGGCCTTGCTAGTACTATATCCAAGCTAAAAGCAGAACGGAAGTCTCGAATCCACAAG ATGAGAGAAACCATGGAATCACTGTGCCAACTGTGGAAGCTTATGGATTCGCCTGAAGAAGAGAAGCGGCAATTTAGCAAAGTAACGAGCAATCTCATATTACCAGAGGTGGGAATCACATCACCTGGCGTTCTCTCCCaggaaaaaattgagaag ATGGAAGCTGAAGTTGAGAGGTTAACAAAACTAAAAACCAGCAGACTGAAGGAAATTGTCAAGAAAAGGAGGACAGAATTAGAAGAGATCTGCCAAAATGCACACATAGAACCTGATGTCAGCACGGCCCCTGAACAAACTGATGCTCTGATCGATTCTG GCCTCATCGACCCCTCTGAGCTCCTAGCAAATATTGAGTCACAGATATTAAAAGCAAAAGAAGAATCCCTTAGCCGAAAAGATATAATGGACAGGATAAATAAGTGGATTGCTGCTTGTGATGAAGAGGCTTGGCTTGAAGAATATAGCCAG GACCCAAAGAGGTATAGCGCTGGAAGGGGTGCCCACATAAACCTTAAACGGGCAGAAAAGGCACGGATTTTGGTCATAAAAATCCCAA GTATGGTGGACAACCTGATAAACCGGACCTTTGCTTGGGAAAACGCAAGAAACAAACCCTTTCTCTATGATGGA GGGCGGCTAATATCTGTGCTTGAAGAGTACAGACTTAGCCGACATcagaaagaagaggaaaaacGACGATACCGG GACCAGAAGAAGTTGGAGAGCATCCTACTCGCAGAGAAAGAAGCGATTTTTGGCTCTAAACCAAGCCCAAAGAGGACGAACAGCTTAAATAGGAAGACAAATGGGTATCGGCCAAATGGAAACACTAATGGACTCAAGACTCCTACTCCGCGGCGATCATCTCTTGGCAGTGCTACTCCTGAGCTCTTGACGCCCAGATCATACTCTGGCCATAATAGATACTTTGGTGATTTGAGGCGGCTATCGACTTCCCATTTGAACTTTGGTGATGATTCGCTGTCAACATTTACATCCATCAGTGGCTCTGAACCGGAATCCCCTCCTCTTGGATGA
- the LOC117843823 gene encoding uncharacterized protein codes for MAAPAVGAPAPLAGCSQLPCRSPAPLYRRMSPSLLKVTKPQPGGHRFAPAKLRKCAAVSDHGRQRGSEYQIDDDEPLWLAVLRDLAVGLKVLVAFLAEQPRQLKHLEWPGLQNTLKTATLTLVLVAVFIVALSTVDAALCYVLAWLLRKSA; via the exons ATGGCTGCTCCAGCGGTAGGCGCGCCGGCTCCGCTCGCag GTTGTTCTCAGCTCCCGTGCCGCAGCCCGGCTCCGTTATACCGCCGAATGAGTCCTTCACTTCTCAAG GTCACCAAGCCACAGCCTGGTGGTCACCGATTTGCTCCTGCCAAACTCCGGAAATGTGCGGCTGTGTCTGACCATGGACGTCAGCGGGGCAGCGAGTACCagattgatgatgatgagccgCTTTGGCTGGCAGTGCTCAGAGACCTCGCTGT GGGTTTGAAGGTATTGGTAGCTTTCTTAGCTGAGCAGCCGAGGCAACTGAAGCACCTTGAGTGGCCGGGCCTTCAGAACACG CTGAAGACGGCTACACTTACCCTTGTACTGGTAGCTGTGTTTATCGTTGCATTGTCAACTGTCGATGCTGCCCTTTGCTATGTGCTGGCCTGGCTACTTCGAAAATCTGCCTAG